In a single window of the Botrytis cinerea B05.10 chromosome 12, complete sequence genome:
- the Bcgcn3 gene encoding Bcgcn3, with protein MDPEPATPLFEASFRSTTPPALSGHPPALKKMASIGNIPQKKDAKQFDIVETYHRLLKDDPDVTMPVAAIEALIELLACSRAVTVYETLDLVKTQSDYLKSRIPNSISLSAGTDLFQRYMIQSLKPSSTGNFETVRQHLLSNGRLFVTRAKQARYSIASYGRNFVRDGSVVLTHGGSRVVGALLDKAAESRATGGNVRFNVIYVMNDARNAESKAVVTSLRAKGVPVATISEGAVGYAMGKVDLVIVGAEGVVENGGVISRLGTYQIAQLAKAAGKPFYVAAESHKFVRLYPLGQYDLGIDQEIIDFRTEDDEGDKTPKIEEKSEYFEPSKTDISKPDAVDAVDFTPPALISALITESGALTPSAVSEELISLWY; from the exons ATGGATCCAGAGCCAG CAACACCTCTTTTCGAAGCAAGCTTTCGCAGTACAACTCCACCGGCACTTTCTGGACATCCTCCTGCTCTAAAGAAAATGGCTTCCATAGGGAACATTCCTCAAAAGAAGGATGCAAAACAATTCGA TATAGTAGAAACCTACCATCGACTCCTCAAAGATGATCCCGACGTTACTATGCCCGTCGCTGCAATCGAAGCACTGATTGAGCTTCTGGCCTGCTCTCGCGCAGTCACCGTTTACGAAACTCTCGATTTAGTCAAAACCCAGTCCGATTATTTGAAGTCTCGCATTCCCAATTCCATATCATTGTCTGCCGGCACGGATTTATTTCAACGATATATGATACAATCTCTAAAACCTTCAAGTACCGGAAACTTTGAAACAGTGCGACAGCATCTTTTGAGCAATGGAAGATTGTTTGTTACCAGAGCAAAGCAGGCTAGATATAGTATTGCTAGCTATGGACGAAACTTTGTCAGAGATGGAAGTGTGGTTTTGACTCATGGAGGAAGTAGAGTTGTGGGAGCGCTATTAGATAAAGCGGCGGAGTCGAGAGCTACTGGTGGGAATGTTAGATTTAACGTCATTTATGTCATGAATGATGCTAGGAACGCAGAGAGCAAAGCGGTTGTTACATCATTAAGGGCTAAAGGTGTACCAGTTGCTACGATATCAGAAGGTGCTGTTGGATATGCTATGGGCAAAGTCGATTTAGTTATAGTCGGCGCAGAAGGTGTGGTGGAAAATGGAGGAGTCATTTCGAGATTGGGAACATATCAAATCGCGCAATTGGCGAAAGCGGCAGGAAAACCATTCTATGTCGCTGCAGAAAGTCATAAGTTTGTGCGATTATATCCTTTGGGACAATATGATCTTGGTATTGATCAAGAGATCATTGATTTCCGTAccgaggatgatgaaggagaTAAAACCCCGAAAATTGAGGAGAAGTCGGAATATTTCGAGCCAAGCAAGACTGATATATCAAAACCAGATGCTGTTGATGCGGTAGACTTTACA CCTCCAGCTCTGATATCCGCACTTATCACCGAATCGGGGGCTTTGACCCCAAGTGCTGTTAGTGAGGAACTTATTAGTTTATGGTATTGA
- the Bclia1 gene encoding Bclia1, producing MAPSATSPAPEETETTTATILSLRKTLCSESQPIGLRFRALFSLKHFACMPTSPLNVPAIEAIAAAFASPSALLKHELAYCLGQTRNLESSKFLRGVLENQKEDSMVRHEAAEALGALADRDCLQLLKERRDDPNEPVEVRETCELSVENIEWAHSDAGKAEKLRQSDFASIDPAPPTAEENSESLSVEKLEETFLNTKVPLFIRYRAMFGLRDLASPPDLPTAVPAVLALAKGLQDKSALFRHEIAFVFGQLSHPASIPALTGSLSNLEEVSMVRHEAAEALGSLGDEAGVEDTLKKFLNDKDVVVRDSVILALDMAEFEQSGETEYALIPEKEAVAAA from the exons ATGGCTCCATCAGCAACCTCCCCTGCTCCAGAGGAGACTGAGACTACAACTGCTACCATCCTCAGTTTGCGCAAAACCCTCTGCTCAGAATCCCAACCCATTGGTCTCCGATTCCGCGCCCTCTTTTCCCTCAAACACTTCGCATGCATGCCAACTTCACCCTTAAACGTTCCCGCCATCGAAGCTATCGCAGCTGCATTTGCCTCTCCCTCCGCCCTCTTGAAACATGAGCTTGCGTATTGCTTGGGTCAAACCAGGAACCTTGAGAGCTCTAAATTCTTGAGAGGGGTCTTGGAGAATCAGAAGGAGGATAGTATGGTTAGACACGAGGCTGCTGAGGCTCTGGGTGCTTTGGCAGATAGAGATTGCTTGCAGTTGCtcaaagagagaagagatgatcCCAATGAGCCAGTTGAGGTTAGGGAAACGTGTGAGTTGAGTGTGGAGAATATCGAGTGGGCACATTCAGACGCTGGTAAAGCAGAAAAGTTACGACAATC GGATTTCGCATCTATTGACCCTGCTCCACCAACTGCAGAAGAAAACTCAGAATCACTATCAGTCGAGAAACTTGAGGAAACCTTTTTGAATACCAAAGTCCCTCTATTCATACGATACAGAGCCATGTTTGGTCTCCGAGATCTTGCATCACCCCCGGATCTTCCTACCGCCGTCCCCGCTGTTCTTGCCTTGGCTAAAGGTCTCCAAGATAAATCCGCACTTTTCAGACACGAAATTGCTTTCGTTTTTGGACAACTGTCCCACCCAGCATCCATCCCTGCCCTTACTGGTTCTCTGAGCAATTTGGAGGAAGTTAGTATGGTCAGACATGAAGCGGCCGAGGCTTTGGGAAGCTTAGGTGATGAGGCAGGCGTCGAGGATACACTTAAAAAGTTCTTGAACGATAAGGACGTGGTTGTAAGAGATAGTGTCATCCTTGCGTTGGATATGGCGGAGTTCGAGCAGAGCGGAGAGACCGAGTATGCGTTGATCCCAGAGAAGGAAGCTGTCGCAGCCGCATAa
- the Bcpop4 gene encoding Bcpop4: protein MSSKDNNIATQLLSRAHSPDTSSRIFTEKVKQRPLHLKPTEPNNEQQRRRLERQRKLALRKKKLKPAPLSAREKRALCLYDVPKSAQKYSIYEPLNKMWLGYISEVLGGENCMPVTGSAAAKLCSADYHGAELEVVRSRCVSRVGVKGIVIKDSKGVFEVITKNNDWKVLPKENTIFKFTVPIQAIKKDIESENDGNSVTELVFELHGEQFMHRAADRANKKFKPHFLPHV from the coding sequence ATGTCATCGAAGGATAACAATATAGCGACGCAATTGTTATCGCGAGCGCATTCACCTGACACTTCAAGTCGGATCTTCACTGAAAAAGTCAAACAACGACCATTGCATCTAAAGCCCACAGAACCAAATAATGAACAACAACGTCGTCGTCTTGAAAGGCAGCGAAAGCTGGCTCtacgaaagaagaaattgaagccCGCCCCTCTATCTGCTCGAGAGAAACGCGCTTTATGTCTATACGATGTACCTAAATCCGCCCAAAAATACAGCATTTACGAACCTTTGAATAAAATGTGGTTAGGATATATCTCGGAAGTGCTAGGAGGAGAGAATTGCATGCCAGTCACTGGATCTGCGGCTGCCAAATTATGCAGTGCGGATTATCATGGTGCGGAACTCGAGGTTGTGAGAAGCAGATGTGTGAGTAGAGTTGGTGTGAAGGGGATTGTGATCAAAGATTCGAAGGGAGTTTTCGAGGTTATCACGAAGAACAATGATTGGAAGGTTCTGCCAAAGGAAAAtaccattttcaaatttacGGTACCAATCCAGGCGATCAAGAAAGATATCGAGTCAGAGAATGATGGAAATTCTGTCACAGAACTGGTCTTTGAGTTGCATGGTGAACAATTTATGCATCGAGCAGCAGATCGTGCAAATAAGAAATTCAAACCACATTTCTTACCTCATGTGTGA
- the Bcrpa12 gene encoding Bcrpa12 gives MSAVGSLVFCTDCGNLLESSTGNKNTVLTCDCCGAENKDTASQTIETRTKEASFPSVLRQKRSVVQTVEKSDYENQAMSKTPCPECGAKEVRFTAVQLRSADEGSTIFYNCTCGNKWTENN, from the exons ATGTCTGCAGTCGGATCTCTAGTATTTTGTACAGATTGCGGCAATCTGTTGGAAAGCTCGACTGGTAACAAGAACACCGTTCTAACATGCGATTGCTGTGGAGCAGAAAATAAAG ATACTGCTTCACAAACCATTGAAACGAGAACGAAAGAAGCGTCCTTTCCCTCAGTTCTGCGACAGAAAAGATCGGTTGTTCAAACGGTAGAGAAGTCTGATTATGAGAACCAAGCCATGAGTAAAACACCATGCCCAGAATGCGGCGCAAAGGAGGTCAGATTCACAGCGGTACAATTGAGAAGTGCAGATGAAGGAAGTACCATTTTCTACAACTGTACCTGTGGGAACAA GTGGACCGAGAACAATTAA
- the Bcap8 gene encoding Bcap8, which produces MLFTSLLALAGAAAVTATPIAQVKSAVLPLAKHSNVTSIKNIVDKGHARLNKYNGITTTDKRATAVSSGAVTNEDVSYVAPVVIGGATWSLIVDTGSSNTWCGAQSSCEKTSTGVASGGTVSVSYGSGSFSGKEYTDTVSFGGLTVKAQSIGAATSASGFSGVDGILGVGPVDLTQGTVSGLSTVPTFLDNLKSQGSITSEVLGVYFKPESGSDDNDTNGELTLGGVDTTKYTGTLTYFPKATSGDASYYWGISIAGFTYGSTSLATSASGIVDTGTTLIYIPTAAYNKFLTAAGGKTDSSSGLAVFTTKPTSNFGIKFGSTTYTLTPAQYLVPTAQYSEFGLSSGKYYAWINDGGASGVNTIIGQKFLEQYYSVFDTTNSRIGFATAA; this is translated from the exons ATGTTGTTCACCAGCCTCCTTGCACTCGCCGGCGCCGCTGCCGTTACGGCAACACCAATTGCCCAAGTCAAGTCGGCCGTTCTTCCGTTGGCCAAGCACTCCAACGTCACCTCCATCAAGAACATTGTTGACAAAGGACATGCCCGCCTCAACAAGTACAATGGTATCACAACCACTGACAAGCGTGCAACTGCAGTCAGCTCTGGCGCAGTCACTAACGAGGATGTCTCCTACGTTGCCCCAGTCGTAATTGGAGGTGCTACATGGTCCCTCATCGTCGATACTGGAT CCTCCAACACTTGGTGCGGTGCTCAATCTTCTTGCGAGAAGACTTCAACCGGTGTAGCCTCCGGTGGTACCGTCTCCGTCTCCTACGGAAGTGGTTCATTCTCCGGAAAAGAGTACACAGACACTGTTAGCTTCGGCGGTCTTACCGTAAAGGCTCAATCTATTGGTGCTGCAACCAGTGCTAGTGGATTCTCTGGCGTGGATGGAATTCTCGGTGTCGGTCCAGTTGATCTTACTCAAGGTACCGTCTCTGGCCTTAGTACCGTCCCAACCTTCTTGGACAACCTCAAGAGTCAAGGCTCCATTACAAGTGAGGTCCTTGGTGTCTACTTCAAGCCAGAATCTGGAAGCGATGACAACGACACTAACGGCGAGCTTACCCTCGGTGGAGTTGACACCACCAAATACACTGGTACTCTTACCTACTTCCCCAAGGCCACATCTGGCGATGCTTCATACTACTGGGGTATCTCCATCGCTGGATTCACTTACGGCTCTACATCCCTTGCAACATCCGCCTCTGGAATCGTTGACACCGGAACCACTTTGATCTACATCCCAACCGCAGCTTACAACAAGTTCCTCACTGCCGCCGGCGGTAAGACCGACAGCTCATCTGGTCTTGCTGTCTTCACCACCAAGCCAACATCCAACTTTGGCATCAAGTTCGGAAGCACCACCTACACCCTTACCCCAGCACAATACTTGGTCCCAACTGCCCAGTACTCCGAATTCGGTCTTAGCTCCGGCAAGTACTACGCCTGGATCAACGATGGAGGTGCCTCCGGTGTCAACACTATCATTGGACAGAAGTTCTTGGAGCAATACTACTCCGTCTTTGACACCACCAACTCCCGCATTGGTTTCGCTACTGCCGCATAA